The Geotalea uraniireducens Rf4 genome window below encodes:
- a CDS encoding Ig-like domain-containing protein has protein sequence MDFLVSLVKKNLISVVLPSALFCIFQAGTTCASPLPQVTPLSLVTEGVSSPIRVAIDQQGNLYLADPRGGGLLKYSSSGKLLQVIKTAKSPQGVALTPDGNLVVTQGNYAAVVDKNGVEISRLGIGTGQFKMANGVTTDSAGFIYVVDSLDNCVQVFNTKGAPIVMASAALGKPANSFGSFGNLPGQFSVPAGITYEKSSNQLAVADTLNGRVQFFSLQGIYQKSLGSYGSGPLKFTSPQAVVFEYTKDPVPAVKRIYVVDVFQSNLQAIDPQGGGAFLNFVGSYGANNGQLMAPSDAVFDASNSRLIVANGYGNLTVYGIGDAAGTSPGATQLVLTLNPVPTSTNVPNLTIGGNVSAGATVTVAGDVAAIGGKATVTGTTWSYTVSGLVPGVNGITVTATDASGNVTKKTASVTFDVAAPKLVINPVTALTNINSQTISGTINNGATVSIGSNTGAVAGTVVYPTATSWKCDISGLVPGDNKITVTAAKTGGGSTSESVVIVLDDTPPTLAVSALADGITTSLQVQNIVGSVVDDHFDRVAVNSQPAMVVNGAFSMPVILNNGANSITVVAKDLAGNMTTDRRTIVFDATRPLFTVVSPVDGSVTSAGTLTVSGTAGVNNTVLVNGVTAQVSEGNWSALVNLAPGINTIEIKVTDLSGASSAMKRTITCKPAGPEVAVTVPGQDFATSQGNLNISGTASSGAALTASINGVERPVAPSNGAYGFTVDLPTEGVYTVAVKATDNAGNVATTFRNVIYDTTLPRLTMSPVSGPMPTHIGGTMEPDAVLSAKDKTGNVGTLSATSGTWSLDLTGASYDPSTLVITATDAAGNKSTKTLASAANVPDGDLDGNGKVDIVDALRALQISAGLLTQTDNDLLHGDVAPLIDGKPSPDGVIDVGDALVILRKAVGLVNW, from the coding sequence ATGGATTTTTTGGTATCATTGGTTAAGAAGAATTTAATTAGCGTTGTTCTCCCGTCTGCGCTTTTTTGCATATTTCAGGCAGGCACGACCTGCGCCTCACCCCTTCCGCAGGTGACGCCGCTGAGCCTCGTGACGGAAGGGGTCAGCTCTCCCATCAGGGTTGCAATTGACCAGCAGGGGAACCTGTACCTGGCCGACCCCCGGGGGGGCGGGTTGTTGAAATACAGCAGCTCCGGCAAGCTTTTGCAGGTCATCAAGACCGCTAAATCACCCCAGGGGGTGGCCTTGACGCCGGACGGGAACCTGGTCGTAACCCAAGGTAATTATGCGGCAGTCGTCGACAAAAACGGCGTGGAAATCAGCCGTCTGGGGATCGGGACCGGCCAGTTCAAAATGGCCAATGGTGTAACGACAGACTCTGCCGGCTTTATCTATGTGGTTGACAGTCTCGACAACTGTGTTCAGGTTTTCAACACAAAGGGCGCCCCGATCGTCATGGCCTCCGCTGCTCTCGGCAAGCCTGCCAACAGTTTCGGTTCGTTCGGGAATCTTCCCGGCCAGTTCTCGGTTCCGGCCGGCATAACCTATGAGAAGAGTTCGAACCAGTTGGCGGTTGCCGATACCCTGAACGGCCGGGTGCAGTTTTTCAGTCTTCAAGGCATTTATCAGAAATCACTGGGTTCTTACGGGTCAGGTCCGCTGAAATTCACGTCGCCGCAGGCGGTTGTCTTCGAATACACCAAAGACCCGGTTCCTGCGGTAAAGAGAATCTATGTGGTTGATGTCTTCCAGAGTAACCTACAGGCAATCGACCCTCAGGGAGGCGGCGCCTTTCTTAATTTTGTCGGAAGTTATGGGGCGAACAACGGACAACTGATGGCTCCTTCGGACGCTGTTTTCGACGCCTCCAACAGCAGACTGATCGTTGCCAACGGATACGGCAATCTGACGGTATACGGAATAGGCGATGCCGCAGGAACAAGCCCGGGTGCAACCCAGCTTGTTCTGACCTTGAACCCTGTTCCCACGAGCACCAACGTACCGAATCTTACTATCGGCGGGAACGTAAGCGCGGGGGCGACCGTCACCGTGGCCGGCGACGTTGCAGCCATAGGCGGCAAGGCGACCGTTACGGGAACTACCTGGAGTTATACTGTTTCCGGTCTCGTGCCCGGAGTGAATGGTATTACTGTGACAGCTACGGATGCTTCCGGCAATGTGACAAAGAAAACAGCATCCGTTACCTTCGATGTGGCCGCACCGAAACTTGTCATCAACCCGGTAACAGCTCTGACCAATATCAACAGTCAGACCATCAGCGGCACCATCAATAATGGCGCAACGGTCAGCATCGGATCCAATACCGGCGCCGTGGCCGGGACCGTTGTCTACCCGACCGCAACTTCCTGGAAATGCGATATATCCGGGCTCGTTCCCGGTGACAACAAGATCACGGTAACAGCGGCTAAAACCGGAGGAGGGAGCACCTCGGAAAGCGTCGTCATCGTCCTGGACGATACTCCGCCGACACTTGCCGTTTCAGCCCTTGCCGATGGCATTACGACTTCTCTTCAGGTGCAGAATATTGTGGGAAGCGTTGTGGACGACCACTTTGACCGGGTAGCGGTTAATAGTCAGCCGGCAATGGTTGTAAATGGGGCATTCAGCATGCCGGTGATTCTCAACAACGGCGCCAATAGCATAACCGTTGTTGCGAAGGACCTGGCGGGCAACATGACTACCGACAGGAGAACCATTGTTTTCGATGCAACAAGGCCGCTATTTACGGTCGTCTCGCCTGTCGACGGCTCCGTCACGAGTGCCGGTACTCTGACTGTCAGCGGTACAGCGGGCGTCAACAACACAGTGCTCGTGAACGGGGTAACTGCCCAGGTGAGCGAGGGTAACTGGAGCGCATTGGTAAACCTGGCTCCGGGCATCAATACTATCGAGATAAAGGTGACCGACTTGAGCGGCGCGAGTTCTGCCATGAAAAGAACAATCACATGCAAACCTGCCGGGCCGGAGGTAGCAGTAACGGTTCCCGGTCAGGATTTCGCCACGAGCCAGGGGAATCTGAACATAAGCGGGACCGCATCCAGCGGCGCTGCACTGACGGCCTCAATCAACGGGGTCGAGAGACCGGTAGCTCCCAGCAACGGCGCTTACGGTTTTACGGTGGATTTGCCGACGGAAGGCGTTTACACAGTGGCTGTCAAGGCGACCGACAATGCCGGCAATGTCGCCACCACATTCCGTAACGTCATCTACGACACGACCCTGCCGCGGTTAACGATGAGTCCTGTTTCCGGTCCTATGCCGACTCATATCGGCGGGACAATGGAACCTGATGCGGTCTTGTCGGCCAAGGACAAGACCGGCAACGTCGGAACGTTGAGTGCGACGAGCGGCACGTGGAGCCTGGATCTGACCGGCGCAAGCTATGATCCGTCAACGCTCGTCATAACGGCGACCGATGCCGCCGGGAACAAGAGCACGAAAACACTGGCCTCTGCGGCAAACGTCCCCGACGGCGACCTGGATGGCAACGGCAAAGTGGACATCGTAGACGCCCTCAGGGCACTGCAAATCTCTGCCGGGCTTCTGACCCAGACCGACAACGACCTTCTTCACGGAGATGTTGCACCGTTGATCGACGGTAAACCGTCGCCCGATGGAGTAATCGACGTGGGCGATGCGTTGGTGATCCTGCGCAAAGCAGTCGGCCTGGTCAATTGGTAG